Proteins from one Ramlibacter sp. PS4R-6 genomic window:
- a CDS encoding branched-chain amino acid ABC transporter permease: MELLLHQMVSGLATGSIYASLALALVMIYQATHLVNFAQGEMAMFATYICWSLISAGMPYWVAFFLTVVIAFAGGVLIQRVIMRPVQNAPVLSVVIVFIGLLVIFNSVAGWIYSYTIKPFPSPFPTSSVLDNSFIGPHEMGAMSVTLVVLALVFAFFRFTPLGLAMRAAAQNPVSSRLVGVRVSWMLALGWGLAAAIGAIAGMMVAPVVYLEPNMMGGILLYAFAGALLGGIDNPWGAVVGGFMVGVIENVVGVYLGTELKLTVALVIIVATMVLKPSGLFGRVHVARV; encoded by the coding sequence ATGGAACTGCTTTTGCACCAGATGGTCTCGGGCCTGGCCACGGGCAGCATCTACGCCAGCCTGGCGCTGGCGCTCGTGATGATCTACCAGGCCACGCACCTCGTGAATTTCGCGCAGGGCGAGATGGCGATGTTCGCCACCTACATCTGCTGGTCGCTGATCAGCGCCGGCATGCCTTACTGGGTGGCGTTCTTCCTCACGGTGGTGATCGCGTTCGCCGGCGGCGTGCTGATCCAGCGCGTGATCATGCGGCCGGTGCAGAACGCGCCGGTGCTGTCCGTCGTCATCGTGTTCATCGGCCTGCTGGTCATCTTCAACAGCGTCGCCGGCTGGATCTACAGCTACACCATCAAGCCCTTCCCCAGCCCCTTCCCCACGAGTTCGGTCCTGGACAACAGCTTCATCGGCCCGCACGAGATGGGCGCGATGTCGGTGACGCTCGTCGTGCTGGCGCTGGTGTTCGCCTTCTTCCGCTTCACGCCGCTGGGCCTGGCGATGCGCGCGGCGGCGCAGAACCCGGTGTCGAGCCGGCTCGTCGGCGTGCGCGTGAGCTGGATGCTGGCCCTCGGCTGGGGCCTGGCGGCGGCCATCGGCGCCATCGCGGGGATGATGGTCGCGCCCGTCGTGTACCTCGAGCCCAACATGATGGGCGGCATCTTGCTGTACGCCTTCGCGGGCGCGCTGCTGGGCGGCATCGACAACCCCTGGGGCGCGGTCGTCGGCGGCTTCATGGTGGGCGTGATCGAGAACGTGGTGGGCGTGTACCTCGGCACCGAGCTCAAATTGACGGTGGCGCTGGTGATCATCGTCGCCACCATGGTCCTCAAACCCAGCGGCCTCTTCGGCCGCGTCCACGTGGCGCGCGTATGA
- the tcuA gene encoding FAD-dependent tricarballylate dehydrogenase TcuA, with product MVDVLVIGGGNAALCAALMAREAGASVRVLEAAPREWRGGNSPHTRNLRCMHDAPQDVLVDAYPEEEFWQDLLKVTGGITNEKLARLAIRESATCRAWMRRHGVRFQPALPGTLHLSRTNAFFMGGGKALVNAYYRSAARMGVDVSYGTPVDTLEIRDGRFVAAVAKGERIEAKACVLAAGGFESNREWLREAWGRNERGEWPAENFIIRGTRFNQGVLIRHMREQGADIVGDPTQAHCVAIDARAPLYDGGIVTRVDAVSLGVMVNREGQRFHDEGEDFWPKRYALWGRLVAFQPQQEGFCIIDRKALGRFMPPVFPGEEAVTLEELARKLGLPEAAFMQTMRAFNAACRPGTFDHTVLDDCRTEGLVPAKSHWARPIDTPPFVGYRLRPGVTFTYLGLKTNEKAQVHFGGAPSDNLFVAGEMMAGNVLGQGYTAGVGMTIGTAFGRIAGTEAARAAA from the coding sequence ATGGTCGACGTCCTCGTCATCGGCGGCGGCAACGCCGCCCTGTGCGCTGCCCTGATGGCCCGCGAGGCCGGGGCGAGCGTGCGGGTGCTGGAGGCGGCGCCGCGCGAATGGCGCGGCGGCAACTCGCCGCACACGCGCAACCTGCGCTGCATGCACGACGCGCCGCAGGACGTGCTGGTGGACGCCTATCCCGAAGAGGAGTTCTGGCAGGACCTGCTGAAGGTCACCGGCGGGATCACCAACGAAAAGCTCGCGCGCCTGGCGATCCGCGAATCGGCGACGTGCCGCGCCTGGATGCGGCGGCATGGCGTGCGCTTCCAGCCGGCGCTGCCGGGCACCTTGCACCTTTCGCGCACCAACGCGTTCTTCATGGGCGGCGGCAAGGCGCTGGTCAATGCGTACTACCGCAGCGCCGCGCGCATGGGCGTGGACGTGAGCTACGGCACGCCGGTGGATACGCTGGAAATCCGCGACGGCCGCTTCGTCGCCGCCGTCGCCAAGGGCGAGCGCATCGAGGCGAAGGCCTGCGTGCTGGCCGCGGGCGGTTTCGAATCCAACCGCGAGTGGCTGCGCGAGGCGTGGGGCCGGAACGAACGCGGCGAATGGCCCGCCGAGAACTTCATCATCCGCGGCACGCGCTTCAACCAGGGCGTGCTCATCCGGCACATGCGCGAGCAGGGCGCCGACATCGTCGGCGACCCGACGCAGGCCCACTGCGTGGCCATCGATGCGCGTGCGCCGCTGTACGACGGCGGCATCGTCACGCGCGTCGATGCGGTTTCGCTGGGTGTGATGGTCAACCGCGAAGGCCAACGCTTCCACGACGAGGGCGAGGACTTCTGGCCCAAGCGCTATGCGCTGTGGGGGCGGCTGGTGGCTTTCCAGCCGCAGCAGGAGGGCTTCTGCATCATCGACCGCAAGGCGCTGGGGCGCTTCATGCCGCCGGTGTTCCCGGGCGAGGAGGCCGTAACGCTGGAAGAACTCGCGCGCAAGCTGGGCCTGCCCGAAGCGGCGTTCATGCAGACGATGCGCGCGTTCAACGCGGCGTGCCGCCCGGGCACGTTCGACCACACGGTGCTGGACGATTGCCGCACCGAAGGCCTCGTGCCCGCCAAGTCGCACTGGGCGCGCCCCATCGACACGCCGCCTTTCGTGGGCTACCGGCTGCGGCCGGGCGTGACGTTCACCTACCTGGGCCTGAAGACGAACGAGAAGGCGCAGGTGCACTTCGGCGGCGCGCCCAGCGACAACCTGTTCGTCGCCGGCGAGATGATGGCCGGCAACGTGCTGGGCCAGGGCTACACGGCGGGCGTGGGCATGACGATCGGCACGGCCTTCGGCCGCATCGCAGGAACGGAGGCCGCGCGTGCAGCAGCTTGA
- a CDS encoding ABC transporter ATP-binding protein, which yields MSATLLEVSDVTVRFGGITALDRVSFSIQPGHITGLIGPNGAGKTTLFNCLSRLYSFSEGSIRFEGRPLTDFAAHKIAALGIGRTFQNLALFRTMSVLDNVMIGGHCQTRSGFLANALRLPWVMREQADLHGRAAEAIGLMDLGDVAHRPVSDLPFGTAKRVELARALMSRPKLLLLDEPAGGLNHEEVDGLRLLLRRIQQELKLTILLVEHHMNLVMRVSDQVVALDFGRKIADGTPAEVQANPDVIKAYLGEEEK from the coding sequence ATGTCGGCAACGCTTCTCGAAGTCTCCGATGTCACGGTGCGGTTCGGGGGGATCACGGCGCTCGACCGTGTCTCCTTTTCCATCCAGCCGGGGCATATCACCGGCCTGATCGGGCCCAACGGTGCGGGCAAGACCACGCTCTTCAATTGCCTGTCGCGGCTGTACAGCTTCAGCGAGGGCAGCATCCGCTTCGAGGGCCGGCCGCTCACCGATTTCGCGGCGCACAAGATCGCGGCCCTGGGCATAGGTCGAACGTTCCAGAACCTCGCGCTCTTCCGCACCATGAGCGTGCTCGACAACGTGATGATCGGCGGGCACTGCCAGACCCGCAGCGGCTTCCTCGCCAACGCCCTGCGCCTGCCCTGGGTGATGCGCGAGCAGGCCGACCTGCACGGCCGCGCTGCCGAGGCCATCGGCCTGATGGACCTGGGCGACGTCGCGCACCGCCCGGTGTCGGACCTGCCGTTCGGCACGGCCAAGCGCGTCGAGCTGGCGCGCGCGCTGATGTCGCGGCCCAAGCTGCTGCTGCTCGACGAGCCGGCCGGCGGCCTGAACCACGAGGAGGTCGACGGCCTGCGCCTGCTGCTGCGGCGCATCCAGCAGGAGCTCAAGCTCACCATCCTGCTGGTGGAGCACCACATGAACCTGGTGATGCGCGTGTCCGACCAGGTGGTGGCGCTGGACTTCGGCCGCAAGATCGCCGACGGCACGCCGGCCGAGGTGCAGGCCAACCCCGACGTGATCAAGGCGTACCTGGGGGAAGAAGAGAAATGA
- a CDS encoding ABC transporter ATP-binding protein: protein MTAPVLSVRNLHAQYGPTKVLHGISFDVQQGGITTILGANGAGKTTTLRAVCGMVKTQGEVSFAGERIDGKPTEDIVRRGVAHVPDGRGTFLNLSTEENLRMGAYTRKDKAQVEADYERMYGYFPRLKERRKQQAGTLSGGEQQMLAVSRALMLRPKLLLLDEPSFGLAPLIVRELFDILGEINKAEGTSVLLVEQNASLALRLADHAYLLETGNVVISGTAESIRNDESVRRSYLGY, encoded by the coding sequence ATGACGGCGCCCGTCCTCTCCGTGCGCAACCTGCACGCGCAGTACGGCCCGACCAAGGTGCTGCACGGCATCTCGTTCGACGTGCAGCAAGGCGGCATCACCACCATCCTCGGCGCCAACGGCGCGGGCAAGACGACCACCTTGCGCGCCGTGTGCGGCATGGTCAAGACGCAGGGCGAGGTGTCCTTCGCCGGCGAGCGCATCGACGGCAAGCCCACCGAGGACATCGTGCGCCGCGGCGTGGCGCACGTGCCCGACGGGCGTGGCACCTTCCTGAACCTGTCGACCGAAGAGAACCTGCGCATGGGCGCGTACACGCGCAAGGACAAGGCGCAGGTCGAGGCCGACTACGAGCGCATGTACGGCTACTTCCCGCGCCTGAAGGAGCGGCGCAAGCAGCAGGCCGGCACGCTGTCGGGCGGCGAGCAGCAGATGCTGGCCGTCTCGCGCGCGCTGATGCTGCGGCCCAAGTTGCTGCTGCTGGACGAGCCTTCGTTCGGCCTGGCCCCGCTGATCGTGCGCGAGCTTTTCGACATCCTCGGCGAGATCAACAAGGCCGAGGGCACCAGCGTGCTGCTGGTGGAGCAGAACGCGTCGCTCGCGCTGCGCCTGGCCGACCACGCCTACCTGCTCGAGACCGGCAACGTCGTCATCTCCGGCACCGCCGAATCCATCCGCAACGACGAGTCGGTGCGCCGCTCGTACCTGGGCTACTAG
- the tcuB gene encoding tricarballylate utilization 4Fe-4S protein TcuB, with the protein MQQLEALVRAAEAEVDRQMQICNACRYCEGFCAVFPAMTRRLSFDGADAHYLANLCHNCGACLHACQYAPPHEFAVNVPRAMAQLRVKTYEEFAWPRGLGGLYRRNGLFVALATAAWLAFFLVLATWGRPGEGRDAASLAGNFYAVFPHGTLVTMFGVVFLWALFALAVGVTRFWRAIGPEGSEPGAAAEATRDALTLRYLDGGHGEGCNDEDDRFTLRRRVFHHFTFYGFMLCFAATCVATVYHYAMGLHAPYPLASLPVVLGTLGGIGLVIGPVGLLWLNFRRHPLHTEPSQRPMDVGFIALLLATSITGLALLGWRDTSAMPTWLAIHLGCVMALFLTLPYGKFAHAAYRVAALLKYQVERRRRNPVAVAAD; encoded by the coding sequence GTGCAGCAGCTTGAAGCGCTGGTGCGCGCGGCTGAGGCGGAGGTGGACCGCCAGATGCAGATCTGCAATGCCTGCCGCTACTGCGAAGGCTTCTGCGCGGTGTTCCCCGCGATGACGCGGCGGCTGTCGTTCGATGGGGCCGACGCGCACTACCTGGCCAACCTGTGCCACAACTGCGGCGCGTGCCTGCATGCGTGCCAGTACGCGCCGCCGCACGAATTCGCGGTGAACGTGCCGCGCGCGATGGCGCAGCTGCGCGTGAAGACGTACGAGGAATTCGCGTGGCCGCGCGGGCTGGGTGGCCTGTACCGCCGCAACGGCCTGTTCGTGGCGCTGGCCACCGCGGCTTGGCTCGCCTTCTTCCTCGTGCTCGCCACTTGGGGTCGTCCCGGCGAAGGACGGGACGCAGCGTCTTTGGCCGGCAACTTCTACGCGGTGTTCCCGCACGGCACGCTCGTCACGATGTTCGGCGTGGTCTTCCTCTGGGCCTTGTTCGCACTGGCCGTTGGCGTCACACGTTTTTGGCGCGCGATCGGCCCCGAGGGTTCCGAACCCGGCGCCGCCGCCGAAGCCACGCGCGACGCACTTACCCTGCGCTACCTCGACGGCGGCCACGGCGAAGGCTGCAACGACGAGGACGACCGCTTCACCTTGCGCCGCCGCGTGTTCCACCACTTCACCTTCTACGGCTTCATGCTGTGTTTCGCAGCCACGTGTGTCGCCACCGTCTATCACTACGCAATGGGCCTGCATGCGCCGTATCCGCTCGCGAGCCTGCCCGTCGTGCTCGGCACGCTGGGCGGCATCGGACTCGTCATCGGTCCCGTGGGCCTGCTCTGGTTGAACTTTCGACGTCACCCGCTGCACACGGAACCGTCGCAACGCCCGATGGATGTCGGCTTCATCGCCTTGCTGCTCGCCACGAGCATCACCGGCCTGGCGCTGCTGGGCTGGCGCGACACGTCGGCCATGCCCACATGGCTGGCCATCCACCTCGGCTGCGTGATGGCCTTGTTCCTCACGCTGCCTTATGGCAAGT
- a CDS encoding GlsB/YeaQ/YmgE family stress response membrane protein, giving the protein MGSYLWCALGAILGWVASRMNEPKNFVTMVESVAVGVFGAFLGGEFLPAMVLAPQPGGSAINLLSIAMAVGGAVACLLVLGALRRSVGPLKPHKKRRPT; this is encoded by the coding sequence ATGGGTTCCTATTTGTGGTGCGCGCTGGGCGCGATCCTCGGTTGGGTGGCCAGCCGCATGAACGAGCCCAAGAACTTCGTCACCATGGTCGAATCGGTCGCCGTCGGCGTTTTCGGCGCCTTCCTCGGGGGCGAATTCCTGCCGGCGATGGTCCTGGCTCCGCAGCCCGGTGGATCGGCGATCAACCTGCTGTCGATCGCGATGGCCGTCGGCGGCGCGGTGGCTTGCCTGCTGGTGCTCGGCGCGCTGCGCCGCTCCGTCGGGCCGCTCAAGCCCCACAAGAAGCGCCGGCCCACCTGA
- a CDS encoding ABC transporter substrate-binding protein, producing MTLNRRKTLAIGAAAVAAPYLNTVYAQAKKEVKLGQTMPYSGPASAYGTIGKLHQAFFKKVNAEGGVNGAMVNLISLDDGYSPPKTVEQIRRLVEQDNVDALFQTLGTPSNSAIHKYVNAKKIPHLFVATGATKWNDAKNYPWTFGFNLSYQTEGEIYAKYILKNRPNAKIAILYQNDDYGKDVLAGVENVLKGDKAKMIVARATYEVTDPTVDSQILTLKASGADTFINITTPKFAAQAIRRVYDSGWKPPLNIVNNVGASVGSVLTPAGLDKSVDVITVQYYKDESDPTWKDDPAMLEWRAFMGKHYTEGNVLDASNVYAYITANLMLQTLKQCNGNYSKDNIKKAAESIKNWKHGLLLPGISVNTSATDHAPIDQAQLSKFDGKKWVLFGEVLGGGAG from the coding sequence ATGACCCTCAATCGACGCAAGACACTGGCGATCGGCGCGGCCGCCGTCGCAGCCCCCTACCTGAACACCGTGTACGCGCAGGCCAAGAAGGAGGTCAAGCTCGGGCAGACCATGCCTTACAGCGGGCCCGCATCGGCCTACGGCACCATCGGCAAGTTGCACCAGGCCTTCTTCAAGAAGGTCAACGCCGAGGGCGGCGTGAACGGCGCGATGGTCAACCTGATCTCGCTGGACGACGGCTACAGCCCGCCCAAGACGGTGGAACAGATCCGCCGCCTGGTCGAACAGGACAACGTCGACGCCCTGTTCCAGACGCTGGGCACGCCCAGCAACTCGGCCATCCACAAGTACGTCAACGCCAAGAAGATCCCGCACCTGTTCGTGGCGACCGGCGCGACCAAGTGGAACGACGCCAAGAACTACCCGTGGACCTTCGGCTTCAACCTGAGCTACCAGACCGAAGGCGAGATCTACGCCAAGTACATCCTGAAGAACCGGCCCAACGCCAAGATCGCGATCCTTTACCAGAACGACGACTACGGCAAGGACGTTCTCGCCGGCGTGGAAAACGTGCTCAAGGGCGACAAGGCCAAGATGATCGTCGCGCGCGCCACCTACGAAGTGACGGACCCGACGGTGGATTCGCAGATCCTCACGCTCAAGGCCAGCGGCGCCGACACGTTCATCAACATCACCACGCCGAAGTTTGCCGCGCAGGCCATCCGCCGCGTGTACGACTCGGGCTGGAAGCCGCCGCTGAACATCGTGAACAACGTGGGCGCCTCGGTGGGCAGCGTGCTCACGCCCGCGGGCCTGGACAAGAGCGTGGACGTGATCACGGTGCAGTACTACAAGGACGAATCCGACCCGACGTGGAAGGACGACCCCGCCATGCTCGAGTGGCGCGCCTTCATGGGCAAGCACTACACCGAGGGCAACGTGCTCGACGCGAGCAACGTCTATGCGTACATCACCGCCAACCTGATGCTGCAGACGCTGAAGCAGTGCAACGGCAACTACAGCAAGGACAACATCAAGAAGGCGGCCGAGAGCATCAAGAACTGGAAGCACGGCCTGCTGTTGCCCGGCATCTCCGTGAACACCAGCGCCACCGACCACGCGCCCATCGACCAGGCGCAGCTGTCCAAGTTCGACGGCAAGAAGTGGGTGCTGTTCGGCGAGGTGCTCGGGGGCGGCGCGGGCTAG
- a CDS encoding branched-chain amino acid ABC transporter permease — protein sequence MNRNQAIGVAIAIALACALPFVLGNYTTFQLTMALCYAIALMGLNMLTGYNGQISLGHGAFFAIGAYTAAILMDKANWAYWATIPVAGLVCLVAGFLFGLPALRLEGLYLAVATLALGNAVPQILKHKGLEHWTGGSMGVVIIKPEAPEWTGLNQDQWLYYFTLLWVVLLFFAAWNILRGRVGRALVAIRDHPIAAQAMGINTAIYKSLTFGVSALYTGVAGALAAIAVQFASPDSFTIFLSLTLLIGMVVGGLASISGAFYGALFIQFTPNIADQISKAAPWAIYGVFLIGFMYLMPSGVAGLIRVVRHKVQVPLSRKETR from the coding sequence ATGAACCGCAACCAGGCCATCGGCGTCGCCATCGCCATCGCGCTCGCATGCGCCCTGCCCTTCGTGCTGGGCAACTACACCACCTTCCAGCTGACGATGGCGCTTTGCTACGCCATCGCGCTCATGGGCCTGAACATGCTCACGGGCTACAACGGGCAGATCTCCCTGGGCCACGGCGCCTTCTTCGCCATCGGCGCCTACACGGCGGCCATCCTGATGGACAAGGCCAACTGGGCGTACTGGGCGACCATCCCGGTTGCGGGGCTCGTGTGCCTGGTGGCGGGTTTCCTCTTCGGCCTCCCTGCGCTTCGCCTCGAGGGGCTGTACCTGGCGGTGGCCACGCTGGCGCTGGGCAACGCCGTGCCGCAGATCCTCAAGCACAAGGGCCTGGAGCACTGGACAGGCGGCTCCATGGGCGTGGTGATCATCAAGCCCGAAGCGCCCGAATGGACGGGCCTGAACCAGGACCAGTGGCTTTACTACTTCACGCTGCTGTGGGTGGTGCTGCTGTTCTTCGCCGCGTGGAACATCCTGCGCGGGCGCGTGGGCCGCGCGCTCGTCGCCATCCGCGACCACCCCATCGCCGCGCAGGCCATGGGCATCAACACCGCCATCTACAAGTCGCTCACCTTCGGCGTGTCGGCGCTGTACACCGGCGTGGCCGGCGCGCTCGCGGCCATTGCGGTGCAGTTCGCATCGCCCGACTCGTTCACCATCTTCCTGTCGCTCACGCTCCTGATCGGCATGGTGGTGGGCGGCCTCGCATCGATCTCGGGCGCGTTCTACGGCGCGCTCTTCATCCAGTTCACCCCCAACATCGCCGACCAGATCTCCAAGGCAGCACCCTGGGCGATCTACGGCGTCTTCCTCATCGGGTTCATGTACCTGATGCCTTCGGGCGTGGCCGGGCTGATCCGCGTCGTCCGCCACAAAGTGCAAGTGCCTCTCTCCAGAAAGGAAACAAGATGA